From one Streptomyces sp. SCSIO 30461 genomic stretch:
- a CDS encoding transposase, with translation MVMKVYSPEFKADAVALYLSDPSHTFEGIGKDLGISRETLRNWVRAERARRGGGSTTSTSTEKSTVDSPPTAEELQAENEALRRELAAARKEMQKLATERDILRKATKFFAQEMIPLANSTQAASAMPRRVRWLVR, from the coding sequence ATGGTGATGAAGGTCTACTCGCCCGAGTTCAAGGCGGACGCTGTCGCGCTGTACCTGTCGGACCCGAGCCACACCTTCGAGGGCATCGGCAAAGATCTGGGGATCAGCCGCGAGACGCTGCGTAACTGGGTGCGGGCCGAACGGGCCCGCCGCGGCGGGGGCAGCACGACGAGCACGAGCACGGAGAAGAGCACGGTGGATTCCCCGCCGACGGCCGAGGAGCTTCAGGCCGAGAACGAGGCCCTGCGCCGGGAGCTGGCGGCAGCCCGCAAGGAGATGCAGAAACTCGCCACCGAACGGGACATTCTCCGCAAGGCGACGAAGTTTTTCGCACAAGAGATGATCCCGCTGGCCAATTCGACTCAAGCGGCGAGTGCGATGCCGAGGCGAGTGAGGTGGCTGGTGCGCTGA
- a CDS encoding IS1182 family transposase, whose amino-acid sequence MVSVQPKPWPEVPEDTARVARLAARRGEVPLAMRVRDKLGELFADAEFTEAFGTRGRPGWSPGRLAMVTVLQMAENLSDRAAAHRVRFDISWKYCLGLGLDEPGFDASVLSEFRTRLVEHGLEERVLDLLVARLRVEGLVKAGGKQRTDSTQVVAAVRELNRLELAGEAVRAALAALSAAAPGWLAAVVDVPSWELRYGRKVDESWRPPSSKAKRAAMALEFGRDGLGLLQAVYCVGSPGWLREMPAVQALRQILVQNYLVVTDHDGREVVKRREADAEGLPPGRSRLTSPYDLDARYGVKDEKFWVGYKLHVSETCLEPTADSTTARGKPQTVAAVPNLITHVETTEATVPDIRLVEPVHQALRRRDVLPGEHYLDSGYASAAMVVDARKDFGVTMVTPLMADVSRQQRENLGYRREDFIVDWDNRQVTCPQGAVSQYWHPCTRRGDAMIAVRFDPADCDSCPTRTLCTTAVGKRYGRQIALRPREVHDLIEAHRGSQDTDGWRAKYALRSGIEGTIHQAVHVTGNRRARYRGLAKTHLEHVYSAVALNLIRLDAWWNGRPLDRQRTSHLTRLGIALAA is encoded by the coding sequence ATGGTGTCCGTGCAGCCGAAGCCTTGGCCGGAGGTACCGGAGGACACCGCGCGTGTGGCCCGGCTGGCCGCGCGTCGGGGTGAGGTGCCGCTGGCGATGCGCGTACGGGACAAACTCGGAGAGTTGTTCGCGGACGCGGAGTTCACCGAGGCGTTCGGCACACGTGGGCGGCCCGGGTGGTCACCGGGACGACTCGCCATGGTGACGGTGTTACAGATGGCGGAGAACCTCTCGGACCGGGCCGCGGCCCATCGGGTTCGTTTCGACATCTCCTGGAAGTACTGCCTGGGCCTGGGGCTTGACGAGCCCGGGTTCGACGCCTCGGTCCTCTCGGAGTTCCGCACGCGCCTGGTCGAACACGGCCTTGAGGAGCGGGTTCTGGATCTGCTGGTGGCCCGTCTCCGGGTAGAAGGGCTGGTCAAGGCGGGAGGAAAACAGCGGACCGACTCCACGCAGGTGGTGGCTGCGGTGCGGGAGTTGAACCGGCTGGAGCTGGCCGGAGAGGCCGTGCGGGCGGCGCTGGCGGCACTCTCCGCCGCAGCTCCGGGCTGGCTCGCCGCCGTGGTGGACGTTCCGTCGTGGGAACTGCGTTACGGACGCAAGGTCGATGAATCGTGGCGTCCGCCGTCGTCGAAGGCCAAGCGTGCGGCGATGGCGCTCGAATTCGGCAGGGACGGGTTGGGTCTGCTGCAGGCTGTCTACTGCGTCGGCTCGCCGGGATGGCTTCGAGAAATGCCCGCGGTGCAGGCTCTGCGACAGATCTTGGTGCAGAACTACCTGGTGGTGACCGATCATGATGGCCGGGAGGTGGTCAAGCGGCGGGAGGCGGACGCGGAAGGTCTGCCGCCCGGCAGATCGCGACTGACCTCTCCGTACGATCTCGATGCCCGCTACGGCGTGAAGGACGAGAAGTTCTGGGTCGGCTACAAACTGCACGTCAGCGAGACCTGCCTGGAACCCACCGCCGACTCGACCACAGCGCGCGGGAAACCGCAGACCGTGGCCGCGGTCCCCAACCTGATCACCCACGTGGAGACCACCGAAGCGACCGTGCCGGACATCCGACTCGTTGAGCCAGTCCATCAGGCACTGCGACGACGCGATGTGCTTCCCGGCGAGCACTACCTCGACTCCGGATACGCCAGCGCGGCCATGGTCGTTGACGCGCGGAAGGATTTCGGTGTGACCATGGTCACGCCACTGATGGCCGACGTGTCACGGCAGCAGCGGGAGAACCTCGGCTACCGTCGCGAGGACTTCATCGTGGACTGGGACAACCGCCAGGTCACCTGCCCGCAAGGTGCTGTAAGCCAGTACTGGCATCCCTGCACTCGCCGCGGGGACGCCATGATCGCGGTCCGCTTCGATCCGGCCGACTGCGACTCGTGTCCCACCCGCACGCTCTGCACCACCGCCGTCGGCAAACGCTACGGGCGGCAGATCGCACTCCGCCCTCGCGAGGTCCATGATCTGATCGAGGCCCACCGCGGCTCCCAGGACACAGACGGCTGGCGAGCCAAGTACGCCCTCCGCTCCGGGATCGAGGGAACCATCCATCAAGCCGTCCACGTCACCGGCAACCGTCGCGCGCGCTACCGAGGGCTGGCCAAGACCCACCTCGAACACGTCTACAGCGCCGTCGCCCTCAACCTCATCAGGCTCGACGCCTGGTGGAATGGCAGACCTCTCGACCGTCAGCGCACCAGCCACCTCACTCGCCTCGGCATCGCACTCGCCGCTTGA
- a CDS encoding Wadjet anti-phage system protein JetD domain-containing protein, with translation MALLFSEAEGRIRVSLAEVPEGTHALSVPVRREGMNRAPRNRRGLLRIQEVDLVTAREQPAYEPPETLDSRHLVWVLSAQRRSWATVESRFGDRAWDVALALVRCGGVVLRCAVDDDLELAGPMAWRLSHSWALQADELLQELRGWRDPDEVRKELLALMAPVPELEREQVLLDACPAGSPLRVPQDSAIATEAWTAYEAAVRAASVWWPAYRDGERLSAKELAGLALSGSKKWTPPRQAAFENLVGMSFDLALDEADVDIRMRGPLRWRVGSVAADAAVAKPWIALPAGALRLVGEVEHGGRGVFLVENSDTFERVCAIPEVTSQWLCIWGRGYVTNKLVALLEWMRPERMAIWGDLDADGIAIIDDLSRRLDRKVHPVGMEVEMWRAGPYRDQEPEQYPKARALAERMAAEGPVELRALAAEIAVSGESCEQEPLHRKVLPRLVGLLEAVPAGG, from the coding sequence ATGGCCCTGTTGTTCAGTGAAGCGGAAGGCCGCATCCGGGTATCGCTGGCTGAAGTGCCGGAGGGCACACATGCTCTGTCCGTGCCGGTACGTCGTGAGGGGATGAACCGCGCACCGCGTAATCGCCGGGGCTTGCTGCGCATTCAGGAAGTCGACCTGGTGACTGCGCGGGAGCAGCCGGCCTATGAACCTCCGGAGACTTTGGATAGCCGGCATCTGGTGTGGGTGCTCTCGGCGCAGCGGCGCTCTTGGGCCACGGTGGAGTCCCGTTTCGGAGACAGGGCGTGGGATGTAGCTCTGGCGCTGGTGCGGTGCGGAGGTGTGGTCCTACGCTGCGCGGTTGATGACGATCTCGAGCTCGCCGGTCCGATGGCATGGCGTCTGTCTCATTCGTGGGCATTGCAGGCGGATGAGTTGTTGCAGGAGCTGCGCGGATGGCGGGATCCCGATGAGGTACGCAAGGAACTGCTTGCGTTGATGGCGCCGGTACCGGAGTTGGAGCGGGAGCAGGTGCTGCTGGATGCCTGTCCGGCGGGTTCGCCGCTGAGGGTGCCGCAGGACAGTGCGATCGCGACCGAGGCGTGGACTGCCTATGAGGCGGCGGTGCGCGCGGCGTCTGTGTGGTGGCCGGCGTACCGGGACGGGGAGCGGTTGTCCGCCAAGGAGTTGGCTGGCCTTGCGTTGAGCGGGTCGAAGAAGTGGACCCCTCCACGGCAGGCGGCTTTCGAGAACCTGGTCGGAATGAGCTTTGACCTGGCGCTCGATGAGGCTGATGTCGATATTCGGATGCGGGGGCCTTTGCGGTGGCGGGTGGGGTCGGTGGCTGCCGACGCTGCGGTGGCCAAGCCGTGGATCGCTCTGCCTGCTGGCGCTCTGCGGCTGGTGGGAGAAGTCGAGCACGGCGGGCGGGGCGTCTTCTTGGTTGAGAACTCCGACACGTTCGAACGCGTGTGCGCGATCCCGGAGGTCACGTCGCAGTGGCTGTGCATCTGGGGCAGGGGGTACGTCACCAACAAGCTGGTTGCCCTGCTGGAGTGGATGCGTCCGGAGCGGATGGCCATCTGGGGAGACCTGGATGCCGATGGGATTGCCATCATCGATGATCTGTCCCGGCGCTTGGACCGCAAGGTGCATCCGGTGGGTATGGAAGTGGAGATGTGGCGTGCCGGCCCCTACCGGGATCAGGAGCCGGAGCAGTATCCGAAAGCGCGCGCGCTGGCGGAGAGGATGGCGGCGGAGGGGCCGGTGGAACTGCGGGCCCTGGCGGCGGAGATCGCGGTCTCGGGCGAATCGTGTGAGCAGGAGCCGTTGCACCGGAAGGTGCTGCCTCGCTTGGTTGGGCTGTTGGAGGCGGTGCCGGCCGGTGGGTGA